One Papaver somniferum cultivar HN1 chromosome 10, ASM357369v1, whole genome shotgun sequence genomic window carries:
- the LOC113315983 gene encoding agamous-like MADS-box protein AGL61, whose translation MKKQRKGGDGRKRIKIEKIKDKSRLQVTFSKRRKGLFKKATELSVLTGAQVALIAFSPAGRPYVCGNPDLLLDRFVSGEAYEIHQKYDDPEQRRYMEVENELEAEKKRGVFLESLINYDLGPGKDKSWWDTYVDGLSLDELKQMKSDMEQLQKCVAKRSHVLKMTGTTAASSSSSSYEDKSLALMKLPAGNDDIVDDDYLNEEMINELVFDFDSQEYEFGTTTSTDQEITADMFSDDYYY comes from the coding sequence atgaagaaacagAGAAAAGGAGGTGATGGTCGTAAGAGGATtaagattgaaaaaataaaagacaaatcAAGATTACAAGTGACATTCTCCAAAAGACGAAAGGGTTTGTTCAAGAAGGCGACTGAGTTATCTGTTTTAACTGGTGCACAAGTTGCACTGATTGCCTTTTCTCCTGCCGGAAGACCATATGTTTGTGGGAATCCTGATCTCCTACTCGATCGATTTGTTAGTGGTGAAGCATATGAAATTCATCAGAAATATGACGATCCAGAACAGAGGAGGTATATGGAAGTTGAAAATGAATTAGAAGCTGAAAAGAAAAGAGGGGTTTTCTTGGAGTCTTTGATAAATTATGATTTGGGGCCTGGTAAGGATAAATCTTGGTGGGATACATATGTTGATGGATTGAGTTTGGATGAATTAAAACAGATGAAAAGTGATATGGAACAACTCCAGAAGTGCGTCGCAAAGAGATCTCATGTCTTAAAGATGACCGGTACCACAGctgcttcttcatcttcttcttcatatgaaGATAAGTCCCTTGCTTTGATGAAATTACCGGCTGGTAATGATGacattgttgatgatgattatctGAATGAAGAGATGATAAATGAGTTAGTCTTTGATTTTGATTCTCAAGAGTATGAATTTGGGACTACAACTTCAACTGATCAAGAAATCACCGCCGACATGTTTTCTGATGACTACTACTACTAG